The Entelurus aequoreus isolate RoL-2023_Sb linkage group LG03, RoL_Eaeq_v1.1, whole genome shotgun sequence genome contains the following window.
tacttataagatgtctatggttataacgttagcagtgagtttacagcctcactgatttaactacacagcaaataaaagttacgttacttagccaataaacattggcttacattcaaaacttacccttctttgtgcaacttcaaatgtcgaacgaaggtGGAAGTTGTTGCatctccgtctgtaatcttcgaactgcatgttttgcataatgcaattagttttttgttgaccaagtcgtagtttttataccggaacgaaaccaactttggcataattttttctcactgccgcgttgtttgatatttcttcttcgttggtttttctgcaatttgattggatgaatgctgtgggatgaaaacaacgtagaactaatttgattggctgttgtactgacagcgcaCACGCTGTCAGACACACAagtaacagacacacacacatatacaatgaaagatacggagcggtCCTGTATAACTTTTttatctttgggttttggggaaagtagcaagtcatgtcaagtcaaaaggctcaagtccaagtgaagtcacaagtcattgatgttaaagtctaagtcgagttgcaagtctctttacattttgtcaagtcgagtccaaagtcatcaaattcatgactcgagtctgactcgagtccaagtcatatgactcgagtccacacctctggtaaatCCCACTATTGATTGAACCGTTTTCAGTAACAGCCTAGTGACAAAATAAATGTTAGTAAAACGGATCACAGTGTGACACATTCTATTGCAAACAGCTATTCATATTATTCAAGATGCATAATAGATTGAGCCCCTGGCTTTGATTTATGCTGaacaacaaacacaaacaaacaaagagcAAGCTTGTGGGCAGCTCAgtggtacattaaaggcctactgaaacccactactaccgaccacgcagtctgatagtttatatatcaatgatgaaatcttaacattgcaacacttgccaatacggccgggttaacttataaagtgacatttaaaatttcccgggaaatatccggctgaaacgtcgcggtatgatgacgtatgcgcctgacgaagtcagtataacggaagttatggtaccccgtagaatcctatacaaaaagctctgttttcatttaaaaattccacagtattctggacatcttttgcaatttgtttaatgaacaatgaaggctgcaaagaagacagttgtaggtgggatcggtgtattagcagcggactacagcaacacaaccaggaggactttgttggagcgctagccgcgctagccgcgctagccgcgctagccacgctagccgcgctagccgcgctagccgccgacctcaccttgacttcctacgtctccgggccgccaaacgcatcgggtgaagtccttcgtccttctgccgatcgctggaacgcaggtaagaacgggtgttgatgagcaaatgagggctggctggcgtaggtggagagctaatgtttttagcatagctctgtgcggtccggttgctaagttagcttcaatggcgtcattagcacagcattgttaaccttcgccagcctggaaagcattaaccgtgtatttacatgtccacggtttaatagtattgttgattttctatctatccttccagtcaggggtttattttttttgtttctatatgcagttaaagcacgatgctatcacgttagctcgtagctaaagcatttcgccgatgtattgtcgtggagataaaaggcactgaatgtccatttcgcgttctcgaggatatagtatccgaggtggtttaaaatacaaatccgtgatccaaaatagaaaaaggagagtgtggaatccaatgagccagcttgtacctaagttacggtcagagcgaaaaaagatacgtccatcactgcctctcaagtccttcactgtaacgttcctcatctacgaatctttcatcctcgctcaaattaatggggtaatcatcactttctcggtccgaatctctctcgctccattgtaaacaatggggaattgtgaggaatcctagctcctgtgacgtcacgctacttccggtacaggcaaggcttttttttatcagcgagcaaaagttgcgaactttatcgtcgattttctctactaaatcctttcagcaaaaatatggcaatatcgcgaaatgatcaagtatgacacatagaatggatctgctattcccatttaactaaaaaaaaatcatttcagtaggcctttaaccctctagagcaggggtcaccaacctttttgaaaccaagggctactttttgggtactgattaatgcgaagggctaccagttagatacacacttaaataaattgccagaagtagccaatttgatcaatttacctttaactctgttattattaataattaattatacttatgtttgtggaaacactgatcatcttaatgatttctcacaataaatatatatagaaacagataaatatcaatatgcaacactttatttttatattttctctaagtgcacatttttcaaattgaacattttcaaatgatcacttctaagacagtcttgtgaaatcacaatatcccattttaactagctagccactaaaattttttaacaaatcatgaattactttgcaccatgtttgtacaaataataactcatgtaaaatacaaaagtaaactctcaaatttttaaatcatgtcacactttgaactggacaccaaatctgttatctgtttctttgtcagttagtgggaagcctggcattgcatgctgttaactagtgtgttgtactctggtgtgtaacttgacactgcaactctgagtgagtcttgcagatgtgcatcagtgaggcgtgttctgtgtttgttcttgatgaagttcatgtcagaaaaggctgattcacaaaagataagatttttcctcattgtttgcggaaccttcttaatcttttggacatattttcacagcaatctggccttaagcttaattatgaaaaatgtaaaatgttaaggatcggaaatctaaagggaacgtcctttcgaatggaatgcaaagtgcctgttttgtggacagatggaccagttaacatacttggtgttgttgtcccagaaaatctggaagatctaggctcagtaaattatgataatcgactaagaaagctggacaaaattatgcaataatggaaagggaaatccctaaccttgtatggtaaaatgtctattgccaactcgttaattattcctcaatttatttatttgtttttgtcattaccagctccatcacaaaacttttttaagatttatgagcggaggttcttcgattttgtctggaacggcaaaccagaaaagattaaaagaaaggttttgtacaaagagtatgaatatgggggcctgaaacttctcaaccttgaagctatgtgtctgtctttaaaagcatcaattgttccaaagatgtatttaaacattgagtggtacacaaatgtcctgttggacaaaaaacatgtactgtatcaaaagaaattgtatccttttttacaagtgatcccctcccagagagtctgctgggaaacatggcggggttcataaaggaaacaatccactcatagtggtgttttcaattttatgtgccagaaaaaagagacgatattttgcagcagttaatatggatgaactctaatattgtaatagatggaaagcctttcttttggaaaaatatgtttgaaagaggaatcatttttgtcaaagatattatcaatgagaatggtaaaattatgaagtatgatgaacttagagctatgtatggtgatgcttgctcaagcttttcattctattaactaactggagtaattggaaaaagatggaaacaaataattaattatggaactactaaattattagtttgtaaacctctaataagaaattctagttggcaaaaaggaactaaaataaatagaaaaatatataatttttatttaataaagaaatctttgaaggctgcctcatacaacacaaatggaaaatgggaggacatttttgactgcccgttgccatgggatgacatattcaaactaatctataaaaccactatcgatgtgcaaaatcgttattttcaaattaaaattatttataacttcttacccacagggaaaatgttaaaattatggaatatgacaagagtcagatgattgccaattttgttgtcaggagcctgaatccaccctgcatttgttttggtattgtcatattgtgtctttgttttgggtggaagttgaaaaaatgtgtttaaggattggtttgtttatgaagcttaatgtggtttctgttattttaggagagttcattgacaatcatgatttagtcaatttaattatagtacttggtaaaatgtttatttttaaggccaaaaacagatattcacttagtattactttctttaaaacatttattcagtattttctaactttagaaagttacatggttgaaaacgataatgatgccaaaaaacatttaaaaaaagatgagaagtcctcaaaggcttattttgaaagtataattatgtttatagattatatgatatctgttgttgtgttccctaatttgagtgacctggacataatctggactgtacataaatgcttattttgaaaatgtaattttgtttataaattatatgcaatctgttgtgttccctaattttttctgtgtacatgaatgaaggtgtgtgttgctgagtccgacttggacattatctggactgggcctggtttaaaaaaccctttaaacaaatctaatttcattgacaacctggtctgttgaagataaggcccttttttaaaaaataaaataaaataagataaataaataaaaaacattttcttggataaaaaagaaagtaaaacaatataaaaaaaattacataaaaaatagtaaataatgaaaatgttagtggaccagcagcctatacaatcatgtgtgcttcagggactgtgtcccttgcagatgtgttgtctatgttgtgggaaccagaatattggtagcagaaagaaataaccccttttgtgtgagtgggtgtggatgagtgtgtatgggggaggttgtttgggttgatgcactgattgaaagtgtatcttgtgttttttctatgtagatttaattttaaaaaaaataaaaacaattcttaaatttttttttttagaacaggcccgccggcgactcatctggtccttacgggccgcgttggtgacccctgctctagagtcaTGGCTCTTTTAGCAGTTTGTATCATTTTTTTAGTATCTAACTAGCCATCTATCTAGCCTCTTTTTACTAGTGACTGATACTGAAATATcaataccgccgataccagatctttatgctctaatatcgattcttaaatcaaaatatcgatacttttgatactttggtTATTTGAGATGATAAGTATCATTAATATCAGgaacacagtgtaaaaaaaaaagtaactaaacttGTGAATGAGTCAATGTGTCAAAGTTGAATGCTTTTGAATGTTACATGTTCAGTATTTTCACGTTAACATGTTCATGTactgtagctcaattttgaattACTCTTTATTCTGATAGTAGCCTttattaattaatacattttaattattttattaatttacttaTTGTTATAATGTGAACATTCATGAAAGCATTATTAAGTTGCACTCATTAGAACAACGGCAATATAGCCAAGTGCCCACTTGGTGTCGCTGTAGGATAAGGAATGGATGATTTTCGCATGTGCTGTTTACTATGTGATGTCCCTAGGACTTCTGTGTTGTGTACGTGATCCTCCGATAGACAGCAATGTTACGTCGGCTCCGTGTCTGTATTAATAGTAACTCTGCAGTActttaataaagtgtatttcgGCTAAGAACCTTTTCCAGTGGTCCTTGAAAAAGAGCACAAGTTACCACATATTTTTGGCGACGAGGTGaactggtttttgtttttttcgtgtGTCTCCGGTTTGTTGTTTTGTAAGCTAAGCTAAGTGTGCTAAGTAAGCTAGGCGGCCGTGCGTGACCGACGGCGCCGAGGAAAAACACAGAGGAGAGACGCAGTTCGCAGCAGTGAAGCAGAACGGAGGACGGCAGTGTGTGTCGGCGGCTGCAGAGGAGCAGCTTGAAGAGGAAATAAAAAAGGCACCCGGAGCTACAGAAGAGCTGCGTGGAGAGGGAGCCTCAAGCTAGGATGGCTACATATGGGACTGTCGGTGAATTTGTGGAGGGACACGAGGACTGGACGGAGTATGAAGAAAGGTTGGGACACTTTTTCTCTGCTAATGGGATTACAGAAGAGGATAAAAAGCGCTCTATTCTCCTGagtgcgtgtggagcaaagacttatAAGTTGATAAGGAACTTGGCCACACCGCGGAAACCGGGAGAGATCCCATATGATGATCTTGTCACGCTCGTGGGAAACCACCACAATCCAAAACCTTCTGTGATAGTCCAAAGATTCAAGTTTCACAGCTACTTCAGGAGGCAAGGTCAGTCTGTGGCTAACTTTGTAGCCGAGTTACGGCAGCTGTCAGAACATTGTGATTTCGGGGCAGTGTTAGATGATATGCTACGTGACAGATTAGTGTGCGGCATTAATAATGACGCCACACAACGCCGCCTGCTGGGGGAAACTCCACCACTGACGTTCAAGAAAGCTCTGGAAATCTCCCAAGGCATGGAGATGGCTGCTAATAATGCCAAGGATATCCAGAAAGGACATGGAGGAGCACAAACAGCAGCAGTGCACCATGTCAGGAGAGAGACTGGTAAGCATGAAAGAAAAGTGGAGTGTTTTCGTTGTGGAGGGGGACACTATGCAAATGACTGTAAATTTAAAGACGTTGTTTGTCATGCTTGTAACAAAAAGGGACATTTAGCCAAAAAGTGCAGAAGCTCAAAGGGGAAGGGCAAGCCGGGGCTGGGAAAAATGCAGCAGGCTCAGGCAGCCACACATCACCTAGATGAAGAAGATAAAGAGGCTGTgtgttcttttaacatgtttggtGTGGAAACGGATGAAGAACCACCTGAGCCTTACTATGCAACAGTCACTGTAGGAGGGCAGGACATTAAGTTTGAGATTGATTCAGGAGCTACAGCCTCCGTTATCAGTGAAGACACTTACAGGAGGACGTGGGGGTTTAACCAGCCTCCCATCCGCCCATCAAAGCTCAAACTTAGGACCTATACAGGGCAGCCCATTCCTCATTTGGGAGTGGTTTATGTGGACATTTTAGCAGAGGGTCAAAAAGCTAAAGGCAGGCTGGTGATCGCTAAAGGCAGAGGGCCCAGTCTTTTGGGCCGCGATGTGCTTAGAAAAATCCGACTCAACTGGCATGAAATAAAATATGCAAGCACAACAGAGGTCACTCTGCAGCGATACAGTGATGTGTTCAAGGATGAGCTGGGAACACTTAAGGGCATGACAGTAAAGCTCCATGTTGACCCTGAAGCCACACCTAGGTTTTTCAAGCCCAGAGCAGTGCCCTATGCCATGAAAGGCAAAGTTGAAGAGGAACTGGAACGATTACAGAAGCTGGGCATCATCAAGCCCGTCCAGTTTTCAAGGTGGGCAGCACCCATTGTTCCAGTGTTAAAGGAGGACAAAACTGCACGGATATGCGGGGACTACAAAGTCACAGTGAATCAGGTCTCTAAGCTGGAGGAGTATCCATTGCCACGCATAGACGACCTGTTTGCGACCCTGGCAGGGGGTAAGCTGTTCACAAAGCTGGACATGAGCCAGGCCTACCAACAGCTACTGCTCGACGAGGATTCAAAAGAGTACGtcacgatcaacacacacaaaggtTTATTCAAATACAATCGCCTGGTGTTTGGAGTGGCATCCAGTCCTGCCATTTTCCAAAGAACAATGGACACTCTGCTGCAGGGGATTCCGCATGTAGCAGTGTACTTAGATGATATTTTGGTCACAGGGGCCACGGAGGTGGAGCATCTGGCTAACTTGGAAGAGGTGCTGAAGAGACTCTCAGAAGCAGGGCTGCGATTAAAGCGCAGCAAATGTGTGTTTCTAGCACCAAGTGTGACCTATCTGGGACACAGGATCACAGCACAGGGACTCTGCCCAGTGGAAGACAAAGTGAGAGCTATTAAGGAAGCTCCAAACCCCaaatgcatcactgaactcagatcgTTCTTAGGCATGGTGAACTATTATGGCAAGTTTCTGCCAGACCTCTCAAAAGTTTTGGCCCCACTGTACAAGTTGCTTCACAATGACACGAAATGGCAGTGGTGTGAGGAGCAGGAGGCAGCTTTCAAGGAAGTGAAAGAGCTCCTCCATTCAGCAACGCTCCTGGTTCACTATGACCCGGATAAACAGATAACACTTTCATGCGACGCCTCGCCCTATGGAGTCGGGGCAGTTCTTTCGCATGTAATGGAGGACGGATCAGAGAAGCCGGTTGGCTTTGCTTCACGTACCCTGACAAAAGCGGAGCAGGGATACTCACAGCTAGACAAAGAAGGTCTGGCCATCGTGTTCGCTGTCAAGCGCTTTCATCAGTATCTCTATGGTCGCGCATTCAAGATCTACACAGACCATAAGCCACTGATGAGCCTGTTCAGTGAGACCAAATGTATCCCACCGCTGGCCTCAGCCAGGATACAACGTTGGGCGCTCACACTGTCAGCCTACCAGTACGCCATAGAGTACAGAGCAGGTAAGGATAACGCAAATGCCGATGCACTGAGTCGGCTGCCTTTACCTGACACGCCTGCTGTTACTTATGTGCCTCCAGAGACTGTTTTCTCACTGGAAAA
Protein-coding sequences here:
- the LOC133647161 gene encoding uncharacterized protein K02A2.6-like, whose protein sequence is MATYGTVGEFVEGHEDWTEYEERLGHFFSANGITEEDKKRSILLSACGAKTYKLIRNLATPRKPGEIPYDDLVTLVGNHHNPKPSVIVQRFKFHSYFRRQGQSVANFVAELRQLSEHCDFGAVLDDMLRDRLVCGINNDATQRRLLGETPPLTFKKALEISQGMEMAANNAKDIQKGHGGAQTAAVHHVRRETGKHERKVECFRCGGGHYANDCKFKDVVCHACNKKGHLAKKCRSSKGKGKPGLGKMQQAQAATHHLDEEDKEAVCSFNMFGVETDEEPPEPYYATVTVGGQDIKFEIDSGATASVISEDTYRRTWGFNQPPIRPSKLKLRTYTGQPIPHLGVVYVDILAEGQKAKGRLVIAKGRGPSLLGRDVLRKIRLNWHEIKYASTTEVTLQRYSDVFKDELGTLKGMTVKLHVDPEATPRFFKPRAVPYAMKGKVEEELERLQKLGIIKPVQFSRWAAPIVPVLKEDKTARICGDYKVTVNQVSKLEEYPLPRIDDLFATLAGGKLFTKLDMSQAYQQLLLDEDSKEYVTINTHKGLFKYNRLVFGVASSPAIFQRTMDTLLQGIPHVAVYLDDILVTGATEVEHLANLEEVLKRLSEAGLRLKRSKCVFLAPSVTYLGHRITAQGLCPVEDKVRAIKEAPNPKCITELRSFLGMVNYYGKFLPDLSKVLAPLYKLLHNDTKWQWCEEQEAAFKEVKELLHSATLLVHYDPDKQITLSCDASPYGVGAVLSHVMEDGSEKPVGFASRTLTKAEQGYSQLDKEGLAIVFAVKRFHQYLYGRAFKIYTDHKPLMSLFSETKCIPPLASARIQRWALTLSAYQYAIEYRAGKDNANADALSRLPLPDTPAVTYVPPETVFSLEKLEETPVKASRIKQWTERDPVMSQVKTFLLQGWPSVIEGEELRPYTKRKTELSLQDGCIFWGARVIVPPPGRSQIVEEIHETHPGASRMKSLARSYVWWPGLDKDLEDKVKGCTQCQINQNMPPPAPLHPWEWPDRPWSRLHMDFAGPFKGQMFLLMVDAHSKWIEAHIMSNITAPTTIDKLRQVFAVHGLPDTLVTDNGPTFTSELFSEFMQQNGIHHIRTAPFHPASNGLAERAVQTVKEGLKRMTGDSLSTQLSRFLFKYRLTPQTTTGRTPAEMLMGRRPKSRLDLLRPDMKAKVQGKQEKQKERHDQHARERQLKPDDCVYVRNFSSNNNQQWLPGIILKRSGPVSYVVKLTDGRIFRRHQDHVRLRQDTGSETDSSTEFPGAGPTAVGVGSPESETRTEASVSSGEDGHSHTDIQTSPSLPTPDPPKSPTPAVSAGSPEVVRRSHRTRKPPDRLNV